One window from the genome of Fulvivirga lutea encodes:
- a CDS encoding DUF2116 family Zn-ribbon domain-containing protein has protein sequence MEEKECIECGTKIFGRNDKKFCSDQCRNSYNNRLNSDSNNYIRKVNNTLRKNRRILEKLTPNGKSKAPKAKLLEHGFDFNFHTNTYITKAGATYYFCYEYGYLELENDWLALVKRDE, from the coding sequence ATGGAAGAAAAAGAGTGTATTGAGTGCGGAACCAAAATATTTGGTAGAAATGATAAAAAATTCTGTTCTGACCAATGCAGAAATTCCTACAATAACAGACTAAATAGCGACTCTAATAACTACATAAGAAAGGTTAACAATACCTTAAGAAAAAATCGAAGGATTCTTGAAAAGCTCACCCCTAACGGCAAGAGTAAAGCTCCAAAAGCAAAGCTTCTAGAACATGGGTTCGACTTCAATTTTCACACGAATACTTATATAACTAAGGCAGGAGCAACCTATTATTTTTGTTACGAATATGGATATCTGGAATTAGAAAATGATTGGTTGGCTCTCGTAAAAAGGGATGAGTAA
- a CDS encoding single-stranded DNA-binding protein: protein MKNLRNSVQLIGRLGKDPEVKTLTSGKSLTTFSIATSDTYKNANGEKVEDTQWHNIVAWGKQSEIAGEYLKKGQEVAIEGKLIHRSYETNSGEKKYVTEINLNELLMIGGKK, encoded by the coding sequence ATGAAAAATCTAAGAAACAGCGTACAATTAATTGGCAGACTAGGTAAAGATCCTGAAGTAAAAACATTAACAAGTGGTAAGTCTTTAACAACGTTTTCCATAGCCACGTCCGATACCTACAAAAATGCGAATGGCGAGAAAGTGGAGGATACGCAATGGCACAACATTGTTGCTTGGGGCAAGCAATCAGAAATAGCTGGGGAGTACTTGAAAAAAGGACAGGAAGTTGCGATTGAAGGCAAGCTTATTCACAGGTCTTACGAGACTAATTCCGGAGAGAAAAAGTATGTCACAGAAATCAATCTAAATGAACTTTTGATGATTGGTGGAAAGAAATAA
- a CDS encoding BatA domain-containing protein, with the protein MDFLRPQLLYGLFALAIPIIIHLFNFRKTKRVYFSSTRFLKQVKDATSSKLKLKHYLILLSRLLFLFFLIMAFAQPIVPGEGNTSIASKVAMYLDNSFSMSNEVDDGRSAFNSAINRANELIKVYPKGTTFKLLTNDFDPFSITYKSSTEVEDQLTKIQMTGISRSADEILNRLANENDTDSLDVFWMSDFQKSTFGESGQKVADQLKLNLIPELFTANANVFVDSLYIENPFLIGNEKLKLNVLISNRGDADVSGLGVKVFMDKRQVSTALVDIPALGKKEISFDVGYDLKKLNRGRVSIEEYPVTFDNDLYFVINQLDKIAVLEVRNENSSKYIKEVYANTNLFDFKSYDISNLNYNELDKSDFIIMNELDLTSALVSALMKKINNDGHVLLIPNSKPDLSNLGLLGANVSFSEAEVKYKIASPDFNDPFYENVFEEKNPRFQMPEAQPVLFLGNDKTAYLNFQNGSSYLRQIKKGLTILAAPLSNEYSTFANHALFVPVMYKLAALSERDPNRLYYYTDDNYINVQIDSIRVDNVLKLSNNDVELIPSQRILNNSVQLQLPSNELKSGFYNLTFKGDTITTLAFNVPQTESNLDQFEPEELTGLYQGNVQVISSTDETNFRNQLESKYQGQPLWKLAIVLALVFLLSEVLLIRFFP; encoded by the coding sequence ATGGATTTTTTAAGACCTCAGCTGCTGTACGGACTTTTTGCACTTGCCATACCCATCATCATCCATCTTTTTAATTTCCGAAAAACAAAAAGGGTTTATTTTTCAAGTACGCGATTTTTAAAGCAGGTGAAAGATGCTACCAGCTCCAAGCTGAAATTGAAGCATTACCTGATCTTACTTTCTCGATTGCTATTTCTATTCTTTCTGATAATGGCATTTGCTCAACCAATAGTACCTGGAGAAGGAAATACATCAATAGCCTCTAAAGTGGCCATGTATCTGGATAATAGCTTCAGCATGTCTAACGAGGTAGACGATGGGCGATCTGCATTTAATTCAGCCATCAACCGTGCTAATGAGTTGATTAAGGTGTATCCTAAAGGCACTACGTTTAAGCTGTTAACGAATGATTTTGACCCTTTCTCAATCACCTATAAAAGCAGCACCGAAGTAGAAGACCAGCTCACAAAAATTCAGATGACCGGTATATCCAGAAGCGCTGATGAAATTTTAAACAGGTTAGCCAATGAAAATGACACTGACTCTTTGGATGTCTTTTGGATGAGTGATTTTCAAAAATCAACGTTCGGAGAATCAGGTCAAAAAGTAGCTGACCAATTGAAACTGAATTTAATACCTGAATTATTTACAGCCAACGCAAATGTGTTTGTCGATTCGCTATACATTGAAAACCCTTTCCTAATCGGTAATGAAAAACTTAAGCTCAATGTTTTAATTTCCAATAGAGGTGATGCTGATGTAAGCGGATTAGGGGTGAAAGTTTTCATGGATAAGCGCCAGGTATCAACAGCTCTGGTGGATATTCCTGCTTTGGGTAAAAAAGAAATTTCTTTTGATGTAGGCTACGACTTGAAAAAATTAAATAGAGGGCGAGTAAGTATTGAAGAATATCCTGTAACGTTTGATAACGATCTGTATTTTGTCATCAACCAGTTGGATAAGATTGCAGTTCTGGAGGTTAGAAATGAAAATTCATCGAAATACATTAAAGAAGTATATGCCAACACCAATCTTTTCGATTTTAAAAGTTATGACATCAGCAACCTAAACTACAACGAGCTTGATAAGAGTGATTTTATTATCATGAACGAACTGGATTTAACATCGGCTTTGGTGTCGGCTTTAATGAAAAAGATTAATAATGATGGTCATGTCTTACTCATCCCAAATTCAAAGCCCGATTTATCTAACCTTGGATTGTTAGGCGCAAATGTGAGTTTCTCTGAAGCTGAAGTGAAGTACAAAATAGCTTCTCCGGATTTTAATGACCCATTCTATGAAAATGTATTTGAAGAGAAAAATCCGAGATTTCAAATGCCTGAAGCCCAACCTGTATTGTTTTTAGGTAATGATAAAACGGCTTATCTCAACTTTCAGAATGGGAGCTCCTACTTACGCCAAATCAAAAAAGGGTTAACTATTTTGGCGGCACCATTAAGCAATGAGTATAGCACCTTTGCCAACCATGCCTTATTTGTTCCTGTTATGTACAAGCTAGCGGCATTAAGTGAGCGAGATCCCAACAGGCTTTATTACTACACTGACGATAATTATATTAATGTGCAAATTGATTCTATCAGGGTGGATAACGTACTAAAACTGTCAAATAATGATGTGGAGCTCATTCCATCTCAAAGAATTCTCAATAACTCAGTACAGCTTCAATTGCCGTCCAATGAATTGAAATCAGGTTTTTATAACCTCACATTTAAAGGTGACACCATCACTACTCTTGCATTTAATGTACCTCAGACAGAGTCAAATTTAGATCAATTTGAGCCCGAGGAACTAACTGGACTATATCAGGGAAATGTGCAGGTAATTTCTTCAACTGATGAAACTAATTTTAGAAATCAATTAGAAAGTAAATACCAGGGACAGCCATTATGGAAGTTGGCAATTGTGCTAGCTCTTGTATTTTTGCTGTCAGAGGTTTTATTAATCAGGTTTTTTCCTTAA
- a CDS encoding dihydroorotase, with amino-acid sequence MAKVLIKSVTISNKGSAHHGKVVDVLVSGGEIKKIGKVTEEVKTTINGKGMILSSGWVDMRAWLADPGLEHKEDLESSRLAAADGGFTHVTALPNNQPVTQTKNDVAYIKGGNAGSLVQLHPIAAVTLGAKGEDLTEMIDLHTAGAIAFSDGLKPIWHSDILLKSLQYLQKFDGLLIDRPEDIHLNMFGVMNEGVESTMLGMKGMPNLSEDLIIQRNLSILAYSGGRLHLTCLSTEKSVALIKEARKKGLNVTCDIASYQPLLDDSALEGFDTSFKVNPPLRIQADNKALIKGLQDGTIDVIVSNHIPHDEECKKLEFDLADFGITSLQTVASNLSALSEKVDMHLLIEKVTTNPRNLLGLDAATIEEGAEADLTLFDPNAKWKLNSSSNKSKSVNSPYFNQELKGKAIAVFNNGQASVSSI; translated from the coding sequence ATGGCTAAAGTACTTATCAAGTCTGTTACAATTTCCAACAAAGGGTCTGCGCATCATGGTAAAGTAGTGGATGTGCTTGTTTCAGGTGGTGAGATTAAGAAAATAGGAAAAGTAACAGAAGAGGTTAAAACTACGATCAATGGTAAGGGCATGATACTGAGCTCAGGCTGGGTAGATATGCGCGCGTGGCTGGCCGATCCGGGTCTGGAGCATAAAGAAGATTTGGAGTCAAGTAGATTGGCTGCTGCTGATGGAGGTTTTACACATGTTACAGCTCTCCCAAACAACCAGCCTGTTACCCAAACGAAAAATGACGTTGCTTATATCAAAGGAGGCAATGCTGGTTCATTGGTGCAGTTACATCCAATAGCGGCAGTAACGCTAGGCGCAAAAGGAGAGGACCTCACAGAAATGATTGATTTACATACTGCCGGAGCAATCGCTTTTTCCGATGGCTTGAAGCCGATTTGGCATTCAGATATTCTGCTTAAATCATTGCAATACCTTCAAAAATTTGATGGTTTGCTAATCGATAGGCCCGAAGATATTCATCTGAATATGTTTGGTGTGATGAACGAAGGTGTTGAGAGCACCATGCTGGGAATGAAAGGGATGCCGAACCTGTCGGAAGATTTAATCATTCAAAGAAATTTATCAATACTCGCATATTCGGGTGGACGATTACATTTAACATGTCTATCAACAGAAAAATCCGTGGCGTTGATTAAAGAGGCGAGAAAGAAGGGCTTAAACGTGACTTGCGATATCGCATCATATCAACCTTTATTAGATGATTCCGCACTTGAAGGTTTCGATACTTCGTTTAAGGTAAACCCGCCATTGCGCATACAAGCCGATAATAAGGCCTTGATTAAAGGGTTGCAGGATGGTACCATCGATGTGATCGTTTCGAATCATATTCCACATGATGAAGAATGTAAAAAACTGGAGTTTGATTTAGCAGACTTTGGAATTACCTCTCTTCAAACAGTCGCCTCTAACTTGTCAGCACTAAGCGAAAAGGTAGATATGCATCTGCTCATCGAAAAAGTGACAACCAATCCGAGAAATTTATTGGGATTGGACGCTGCAACTATTGAAGAAGGAGCTGAAGCTGATTTAACACTGTTTGATCCCAACGCAAAATGGAAGTTGAACTCCTCGAGCAATAAATCTAAGTCAGTGAATTCACCTTATTTTAATCAGGAATTAAAGGGAAAAGCCATAGCCGTATTTAATAACGGTCAGGCATCTGTTAGTAGCATATGA
- a CDS encoding DUF4199 domain-containing protein, producing the protein MKPIVSTPLKYGLIGSVMAMIVIVFLYYTGKHPLLIPIFFDVRVILFALFIFFGIKEYKTQFNEGFLQFWQGMVIGIGIYVIIGLVTGIFVIAFSSIEPQFFADYIEGTIRGLELDKDQIVNQGKITLTEEQYNAQVQMLRESTPTVLGIDYFIKSTLLGFFITIIIAVFLRKSEKRFSK; encoded by the coding sequence ATGAAGCCAATTGTATCAACCCCGCTAAAGTATGGTTTAATTGGGTCGGTAATGGCCATGATTGTGATCGTATTTCTATATTATACGGGTAAACATCCGCTATTAATACCCATCTTCTTTGATGTAAGGGTAATATTATTCGCGCTGTTTATTTTCTTCGGCATCAAAGAGTACAAGACCCAGTTTAACGAAGGTTTTTTGCAGTTTTGGCAAGGAATGGTGATAGGTATTGGTATATATGTCATTATCGGGCTAGTAACAGGTATTTTCGTGATAGCATTTTCATCTATAGAGCCTCAATTCTTTGCAGATTATATTGAAGGTACTATTCGTGGGCTTGAATTGGATAAAGACCAAATTGTTAACCAAGGCAAAATTACTTTGACTGAAGAGCAGTATAATGCTCAGGTTCAAATGCTCAGAGAATCGACTCCAACGGTTTTAGGAATTGATTACTTTATTAAAAGCACATTGCTTGGGTTTTTTATCACCATCATTATAGCTGTATTCCTTAGAAAATCTGAAAAAAGGTTTAGTAAGTAA
- a CDS encoding DUF4199 domain-containing protein, giving the protein METNESTISVKSVSIKWGLILGIISIALFLTIAIAQLQGNSAIQWFGYIPAILLIFLAHKEFKEQGDGFMSYGQGLGIGTLIVAISSAISSVFAYVYIKFIDPTYMDIVKELQVEEMMNSGMSDAEIEQALEFSQGFMTPGFIMIMAFLVSVFFGFLISLVVSAITKNNNPALEV; this is encoded by the coding sequence ATGGAAACTAACGAATCAACAATCTCTGTAAAGTCGGTATCGATTAAATGGGGACTTATTTTAGGAATTATATCAATTGCTTTATTCTTAACTATTGCCATTGCACAACTTCAAGGTAATTCAGCCATACAGTGGTTCGGCTATATACCGGCAATACTTTTGATCTTCTTGGCTCATAAAGAATTTAAGGAGCAAGGTGATGGCTTCATGAGCTATGGCCAGGGATTAGGAATAGGCACTTTGATAGTAGCTATTTCATCGGCCATTTCATCTGTTTTTGCGTATGTATATATCAAGTTTATAGATCCTACTTACATGGATATCGTGAAGGAATTGCAGGTAGAGGAAATGATGAACAGTGGCATGAGTGATGCTGAAATTGAGCAAGCACTTGAATTCTCTCAAGGGTTCATGACACCAGGATTCATAATGATTATGGCCTTTTTGGTCTCTGTATTCTTCGGATTTCTTATATCTTTGGTCGTTAGTGCGATTACAAAGAATAATAATCCTGCTCTGGAGGTTTAA
- a CDS encoding glycosyltransferase family 2 protein produces MQKIDISVVVPLYNEEESLPELCEWVSRVMISHGFSYELILVDDGSDDTSWNVIQELSAKNQHIKALKFNRNYGKSAALNSGFKQTQGSVVITMDADLQDSPDEIPALYKKIKEEGFDMVSGWKKKRHDPITKTIPSKFFNYVTRKISGIKLHDFNCGLKAYRGEMVKHLNVYGEMHRYIPVIAKWNGYRKIGEQVVQHRERKYGTTKFGLERFVNGFLDLLSITFVSRFKRKPMHFFGLLGTLSFFSGFVITCYVIGDKLYKLHNKLPVRDITDQPLFFLALVALVVGVQLFLTGFLAEMLAMKSNSSKDYLVSDSIRVS; encoded by the coding sequence ATGCAAAAAATTGATATTTCAGTAGTGGTTCCTTTATATAACGAAGAGGAATCATTGCCTGAATTATGTGAATGGGTAAGCCGTGTGATGATCTCACATGGCTTTTCTTATGAGTTGATTTTGGTGGATGATGGGAGTGACGACACCTCCTGGAACGTTATTCAGGAACTTTCCGCCAAAAATCAGCATATAAAAGCATTAAAGTTTAACAGGAATTATGGCAAATCAGCTGCTTTAAATAGCGGTTTTAAACAAACGCAAGGCAGCGTAGTCATTACCATGGATGCCGATTTACAGGACAGTCCGGACGAAATTCCTGCTTTATATAAGAAGATAAAAGAAGAGGGCTTTGATATGGTAAGTGGCTGGAAGAAAAAGCGCCATGATCCGATTACCAAAACCATACCTTCCAAATTCTTTAACTACGTTACCAGAAAAATTTCAGGCATTAAACTTCATGATTTTAACTGTGGTTTAAAGGCCTACAGGGGTGAAATGGTAAAGCATTTGAATGTGTATGGCGAGATGCACCGCTATATTCCGGTGATTGCTAAATGGAACGGTTACCGAAAAATAGGCGAGCAGGTAGTGCAACATAGAGAAAGAAAGTATGGCACCACAAAATTTGGGTTAGAGCGTTTTGTGAATGGTTTTTTGGATTTACTCTCCATCACTTTTGTAAGCCGATTTAAGCGTAAGCCCATGCATTTTTTTGGTTTGTTGGGCACATTATCCTTCTTCTCAGGCTTCGTTATTACCTGCTATGTTATTGGAGATAAGTTGTATAAGCTGCATAATAAATTACCGGTAAGAGATATTACCGATCAGCCACTGTTTTTTTTGGCTTTGGTGGCTTTAGTGGTTGGAGTACAACTGTTTTTAACCGGATTCTTGGCAGAGATGCTTGCCATGAAATCCAATTCCAGTAAAGATTATCTCGTATCAGATTCTATTCGAGTGAGCTAA
- a CDS encoding glycosyltransferase: MRFYSVIIPIYNRPQEIDELLESLTKQTYTNFEVLVIEDGSSKKCEHIVQKYADKLDVQYYFKENSGQGFSRNFGFEKAKGNYFIVFDSDCLIPEHYFQAVEDYLTEHKVDAFGGPDKAHASFTPMQKAISYSMTSPFTTGGIRGNKKHYGTFHPRSFNMGISRKVFEKVGGYKITRMGEDLEFSMRIIKAGFKTALIPDAYVYHKRRTSLPQFYKQLHFFGRARINVGRFYEEEVKLFHWFPALFTLGFISLPFWSAVNIYVSMAAYSVYGLFFLINFSSSLAQNKNIHVAVLSIATSFVQLFAYGVGFLTELGRKLVVG, translated from the coding sequence ATGCGCTTCTATTCTGTAATCATTCCTATTTATAATCGTCCGCAAGAAATTGATGAGTTGCTTGAAAGCTTAACGAAGCAAACCTATACCAATTTTGAGGTTTTGGTGATCGAAGATGGTTCTTCAAAAAAGTGCGAACACATCGTTCAGAAGTATGCAGATAAATTAGATGTACAGTATTACTTCAAAGAAAATTCCGGGCAGGGGTTTAGCCGTAATTTCGGTTTCGAAAAAGCCAAAGGCAATTACTTCATTGTCTTTGATTCCGATTGCCTGATACCGGAGCATTACTTTCAGGCAGTGGAGGATTACTTGACTGAACACAAGGTAGATGCGTTTGGTGGACCGGATAAGGCACATGCATCTTTCACACCTATGCAAAAGGCCATTAGTTATTCCATGACATCGCCATTTACGACCGGTGGTATTAGAGGGAATAAGAAGCATTACGGCACTTTCCACCCACGCAGTTTTAACATGGGCATTTCACGTAAAGTTTTTGAGAAAGTAGGCGGTTATAAGATTACCCGTATGGGCGAAGATCTGGAATTTAGTATGCGAATTATTAAAGCAGGATTTAAAACTGCTTTAATACCAGATGCCTATGTTTACCACAAGCGTAGGACTTCATTACCACAGTTTTATAAGCAGCTTCATTTCTTTGGCAGAGCCAGAATAAACGTAGGACGCTTTTATGAGGAGGAAGTAAAGCTGTTTCACTGGTTTCCTGCATTATTTACGCTTGGCTTTATATCATTGCCATTCTGGTCGGCAGTTAATATATATGTAAGCATGGCAGCTTATAGTGTATATGGGCTCTTCTTTTTAATCAATTTTAGCAGCTCTTTGGCACAGAATAAGAATATTCATGTGGCCGTATTGAGCATAGCAACCTCCTTTGTACAGTTGTTTGCTTATGGCGTTGGGTTTTTGACTGAGTTGGGAAGGAAGTTGGTGGTGGGGTGA
- a CDS encoding VOC family protein — protein MNLNQITVPSLDLNKSIPFYEKLGLKLIVKSLPHYARFECPDGNSTFSIHLTDKLPEGDGIYVYFECENLDEHVQNLKAKGIEFDLEPTDQRWLWREARLKDLDGNQLILFYSGENRLNPPWRIDTV, from the coding sequence ATGAACCTCAACCAAATAACCGTACCATCATTAGATTTAAACAAATCAATTCCTTTTTATGAAAAGTTAGGGTTAAAATTGATAGTAAAATCCCTGCCTCATTATGCACGGTTCGAGTGCCCTGATGGTAATTCAACATTCTCAATTCACCTAACTGATAAACTTCCAGAAGGTGATGGCATTTATGTTTATTTTGAATGTGAGAACTTAGATGAACATGTTCAGAATTTGAAAGCTAAAGGAATTGAATTTGATCTGGAACCAACAGACCAACGATGGCTTTGGCGTGAAGCCCGATTGAAAGATTTAGATGGTAATCAGCTTATATTATTTTATAGTGGCGAAAATAGATTAAATCCACCATGGAGAATTGATACAGTTTAA
- a CDS encoding energy transducer TonB gives MKYILAYFLLSISSLSISQSKNTGQEYLEKGKNFIKQNNIDSANFYLQLAVQNRNAKAINLLKEELKIDIEYHDIMPLLVVDEDPKFLYKEKEYPINNKDYSLNPKLVTQIRKALNSSDEIRKSEFTGQIFIELVIDKEGNFAGSLKKGTGSELLDKNIIEQLNRELKFKPAIYKGRNTGAWAYMIPIGF, from the coding sequence ATGAAATACATACTTGCATACTTTTTATTAAGCATTTCATCACTTTCAATCTCTCAGTCGAAGAACACTGGACAAGAATACCTTGAAAAAGGGAAAAACTTTATAAAACAAAATAATATTGATTCAGCAAATTTCTATCTCCAACTTGCTGTTCAGAATAGAAATGCAAAAGCTATTAACCTACTTAAAGAGGAACTAAAAATTGATATAGAGTATCATGATATTATGCCTCTTCTTGTGGTAGATGAAGACCCTAAATTTTTGTACAAAGAGAAAGAATACCCTATAAATAACAAAGACTATTCCCTAAACCCAAAACTTGTAACTCAAATAAGAAAAGCTCTCAACTCTTCTGACGAGATTAGAAAATCTGAATTTACAGGTCAAATTTTCATAGAACTTGTCATCGACAAAGAAGGAAATTTTGCTGGAAGCCTCAAAAAAGGGACTGGGAGTGAATTGCTTGACAAAAATATTATTGAACAACTTAATAGAGAGCTAAAATTCAAACCAGCCATATACAAAGGACGTAATACTGGAGCCTGGGCTTATATGATTCCTATAGGATTTTAA
- a CDS encoding Txe/YoeB family addiction module toxin: MKYIFVDESWEDYLYWQKTDKKILKRINNLIKDIARNPFDGIGKPEPLKYKYSGFWSRRIDGEHRLIYQVKDDEVYIVKCRFHYD; this comes from the coding sequence ATGAAATACATTTTTGTTGACGAGTCCTGGGAGGACTACCTGTACTGGCAAAAGACTGACAAAAAGATTCTAAAACGAATAAATAACTTAATTAAGGACATTGCTAGAAATCCTTTTGATGGAATTGGTAAGCCAGAACCATTGAAATACAAGTACAGTGGTTTTTGGTCTAGAAGGATTGATGGTGAGCATAGGTTAATTTATCAAGTTAAAGACGATGAAGTTTATATAGTAAAATGCAGGTTTCACTATGACTAA
- a CDS encoding type II toxin-antitoxin system Phd/YefM family antitoxin, with translation MLTTTLSDFRKDIKRYLDNVTNNFETLIINRGKDTGVVIMSLDEYNSLTTTQRELSSKVNEQRLDSAISKFKSGDSFKKELLD, from the coding sequence ATGCTAACCACAACTTTATCAGATTTTAGAAAAGACATCAAAAGATACTTGGACAATGTGACCAATAATTTTGAAACATTAATTATTAACAGAGGTAAAGACACAGGTGTTGTCATTATGTCTCTTGACGAATATAATTCCCTTACTACAACTCAGCGTGAATTATCTTCCAAAGTCAATGAACAAAGGCTAGACTCTGCAATCTCAAAGTTTAAGTCAGGAGATTCATTTAAGAAAGAACTCCTAGATTAA
- a CDS encoding CPBP family intramembrane glutamic endopeptidase, whose protein sequence is MHVVKAIIYTLLFFGILLINAALLLIVDFDDQEALWNNYIFFTAVFELLLVIIFLTITKYFDQSKFHIFNSKLLWLSIVLGVSFPFVQTPLNWLFNTLFNTNYFITYDFGGTIQTWPNIIAGIIIIPFAEEMFFKLSVQTELQKTLSRGKAILITASLFAFIHLPFVIIFIEPSAFEFHTAYIAFFIGLISSWLYSKSDNIWSSILMHMSVNLMVTLI, encoded by the coding sequence ATGCACGTTGTTAAGGCAATAATATATACTCTATTATTTTTTGGTATCCTCCTTATTAATGCTGCTTTGCTGTTAATCGTAGACTTTGATGATCAAGAAGCACTTTGGAATAATTACATATTTTTTACTGCCGTTTTTGAATTATTATTAGTGATTATATTCCTTACAATAACCAAATATTTTGATCAATCTAAATTCCATATTTTTAATAGTAAACTTCTATGGTTATCTATAGTCTTGGGAGTTTCTTTTCCTTTTGTACAAACACCTTTAAACTGGTTGTTCAATACACTTTTTAATACAAATTATTTCATAACATATGATTTCGGAGGCACAATACAAACCTGGCCAAACATCATTGCTGGTATAATAATTATTCCATTTGCTGAAGAGATGTTTTTCAAGTTGTCAGTTCAAACTGAATTACAAAAAACTCTTTCAAGAGGTAAAGCAATACTGATAACGGCATCTCTATTTGCTTTCATTCATCTACCTTTCGTCATTATTTTTATTGAACCAAGTGCATTTGAATTCCACACTGCATATATCGCATTCTTCATTGGACTGATTAGTAGTTGGTTGTATTCTAAATCAGATAATATTTGGTCATCAATATTGATGCATATGTCCGTAAATTTAATGGTGACATTAATATAA
- a CDS encoding DUF4407 domain-containing protein codes for MKKVKNFFWYCAGANHQLLEKCPTDESKYVGIGATIFFTGLFAVLAAGYGLYTVFDSYLIASTLGLVWGLMIFNLDRFIVSSMRKTTLGNELIMAIPRFVLAILISIVIAKPLELKIFEKEINGELTVMQDEMKSAKEATINTKYEEQKQLLTTDINRLKADITTKTAQRDELSRIAQQEADGTGGTKKRNPGPIYQIKKDDADRVNKELEELLAINQPLIIEKEKQISGIDSLQQSELLALETTDIGGPAARLEALNRISAQSAAIWWANAFIILLFIVIEISPILVKLLSSKGPYDYLLQKEEYQFEANAYKDKGFIHDGIKKETEALANKEKEFVRSNLDMKLDNA; via the coding sequence ATGAAAAAGGTCAAAAACTTCTTTTGGTATTGCGCAGGAGCCAATCACCAACTACTCGAAAAATGCCCGACTGATGAAAGTAAGTATGTAGGCATTGGAGCTACTATTTTCTTTACCGGTCTGTTTGCCGTACTAGCTGCAGGCTATGGTTTATACACGGTATTCGACAGTTACCTGATAGCCTCCACCCTGGGATTAGTCTGGGGTTTAATGATTTTTAATCTCGATCGGTTTATAGTCTCCAGTATGCGGAAAACCACATTGGGCAATGAGTTAATTATGGCAATACCGCGTTTTGTACTGGCCATTCTTATATCCATTGTGATAGCAAAACCGCTTGAACTAAAGATTTTTGAAAAAGAGATAAATGGTGAATTAACTGTGATGCAAGATGAAATGAAATCCGCCAAAGAAGCAACCATCAATACAAAATACGAAGAACAAAAGCAGTTATTAACAACAGACATAAACCGCTTAAAAGCAGATATCACTACTAAGACAGCTCAGCGAGATGAGCTGAGCAGAATAGCGCAGCAGGAAGCTGATGGCACCGGAGGCACGAAAAAACGAAATCCCGGCCCTATCTATCAAATTAAAAAGGACGATGCCGATAGAGTAAACAAGGAGCTGGAAGAGCTGCTAGCGATTAATCAGCCATTGATAATTGAAAAAGAAAAACAGATTAGTGGCATTGATTCACTGCAACAGTCTGAATTGCTGGCTTTAGAAACTACCGACATTGGTGGGCCTGCTGCAAGACTCGAAGCACTTAACCGAATATCTGCTCAAAGCGCTGCTATTTGGTGGGCAAATGCCTTTATTATTCTTTTGTTTATCGTGATTGAAATTAGCCCCATTTTGGTAAAACTACTTTCCTCCAAAGGCCCTTACGATTACCTATTACAAAAAGAAGAATACCAATTTGAAGCCAATGCGTATAAAGACAAAGGCTTTATACATGATGGCATTAAGAAGGAAACAGAAGCTCTGGCAAACAAAGAGAAAGAGTTTGTACGATCTAACCTGGATATGAAGCTGGACAATGCTTAA